The Naumovozyma dairenensis CBS 421 chromosome 1, complete genome genome includes a region encoding these proteins:
- the MEC1 gene encoding protein kinase MEC1 (similar to Saccharomyces cerevisiae MEC1 (YBR136W); ancestral locus Anc_3.401), whose translation MESHIRYLDELILAIEGTEFITKDEYFTYPPNINLNDDTKYIKIIKTLLKNLKESPDTSSMINDKVFSKSIIVLDILFQKKPYLLVCSDLLDKNLLTIISLIDEFLIVSNLNYAIRHRQWFIRKKVGSWCKLTTILFGRQCKNKISEHFQATLASVEREIKGVLMNQCETAIFYSQIARMWTLLYWLNSPREIFGSCLLFLDSSTGLCKWNFEFQRLIRIIFFVFDSIKIESQQCLNLQLDYLSLLVLSLSDKSMMNEKKKLTIISTCELKYVLSIMHHILERPRHILPNNASFAKSILRVYLLCISSDSFDSLLYTFISNFSIEHWIKHDTLELRKDNAADLPLSFDIFTNKALLLIYFDIQRRTASSGELEYNEKYSIWCSRSSQTTSLIEMATTPFPGNEKQIEKIRILILESFHKNKKYSILNSELNVLSPGMTKRTSNNPRLLFNEISVSIQTCLTTNNTSRLVDNIKILANLTCFENSNREGLADWNTCQLCDSVGSCNIFERIDPDRNISAAASPALTILNKYLLLPEYTNKYNDSVLASILLCLQRIFMHYQPPKLDHEELQLGSSLFRFFTLCFKHPKRYIRLLSSRLLPLWNLTTLDINRDQQTATLIKFLQANNEENLTEVWVISWTQLTLTTSGEVFDSLLLKLFDIFSSKKYALFSMMAVQIKIMAFMLHKTPYTLLSPILPILLRQLGKNLVEKKNTFYRLINLLGYSAKTILGMFQRYIVPYAITQYRTDVFSEVAKIMCDCDPTLLLEEKKTLLSKNSRYIFAVALVKHGFFSLETLETLFLNRVPSFDKNYITAYLPDYKTLAEVVKLYKNSEGSEPEFVENEKSVLAALRFLLINFTTGKHLLPRYKPNSNSEWSIEQEECFQRNLLQNILGIFQVFSSDIHDVGGRTTYYEKLRVVNGISFLIKYASKKAIISALAQISICLQTGLEICEVRYSALRCWYLLIENLNDEELSTIIDAFIAYILQQWSQFDSKTKTIVYEILDVLVKTKSDLTVVLKPYISVALAGSAQVDILSRDGAFARIIHKIKIISIWFRFFSKNLESNNKYIIHQNLNDLELHLRKQNERITNRWMGNTDLSMLLEALLRTSQKFRTIDDELCKKSARCIGLIGTFDITKNKFNERKSVGDEIFDFNNDVETIKFLIWVINDILVPAFWQSENPSKQLFVALVLQESLKYCGLSSDSWDINKRELFPNEWILWNKFNTISKTTLYPLLSSLYLAQSWKEYVPLQYPSFKIEDGYRSWIKSFTLDLLKTGTDETHPLHVFSSLIREDDGSLSNFLLPYIITVIIVKEETGSSSSDLMNNIIMEFKFIFGFSTAGLNHLQLDSLKMCYESIFKVLEYVRKWITNFRQKYHESNGTSIIREEKTLKMLKKVEEFLHSIEPELLARRSLETNSFERSALFLEQCYRENGKNLGNTELLCNLQKTYEEIGDVDSIDGILKSFSTGNLISKIEELQYSKSWSMAQDCFSALSGISDDTAIATRMVKTLYNHQLYSQVLAKLPACVNKSYTAAREMKEWYKMGLSAANVEGNISLLKEWIHRVEILKDVNDPEINLEYNISKSLNAVASGDLHKTKKYIDQCFALIGTHLTAASSGTTLVKKQNLVMKLHSLYDILLLSEKDNEYQYHDAISVLDFRMRNIKAAFEPNHYLLSIRKSFGLLHKQEYSKKELINTFFEITQLCRMNSRLDIACESLMFCLENGHSQAELEFAEILWKQGENDRALKLVEEIHQRFGRKQDVKKRDRSAVLLKYTEWLDLSNNSASEQIIKQYKEIFILDPTWDKPYYSIGQYFARLLERKIAEGYITDGQLEYKSVSYFLLAFEKNSIKVRENLPKVITFWLDIASDSMKASLQSEKEILQTTTKDICKCIEGALPQCPTYIWYSVLTQLLSRLLHTHRGSSKLIMKILLMLTVEYPAHLLWYISGLLNSSSKPRVIVGQHIIEKYRHHRSQVSALVDDSSKLTAALTKVCLQDVKNISSRSGRSLEKDFNFDVKMVPSNMTVPVRINLEMLSPLSADSMDLYVPFGEPVTISSFGSSYKVFASLKRPKKLNMIGSNGHIYGIMCKKEDVRQDNQYMQFATTMDFLLSKDVESMKRYLGITTYSVLSLREDCGLIEIVPNVITLRSIFVTKYEGMKVKYNLKSLYESWQNTSPGQRIGFYKEQLLKFPPVLYEWFLDTFPDPINWFNARNRYARSYAVMGMVGYILGLGDRHCENILLDVESGNVLHVDFDCLFEKGKRLPIPEIVPFRLTQNLYDALGITGTDGTFKKTSEVTLSLMRDNEVALMNVIETIMYDRNLDDTIQRALKVIRNKIRGIDPRDELILSVPGQVDTLIQESTTDDNLGKMYIGWLPFW comes from the coding sequence atgGAATCCCATATAAGATATCTGGATGAGCTCATTCTTGCTATCGAGGGCACagaatttattacaaaGGATGAGTATTTCACATATCCACCGAACATTAATTTAAATGACGATACCAAATAcattaaaattatcaagACACTACTAAAAAACCTAAAAGAATCCCCAGACACCTCGTCAATGATCAACGACAAAgtattttccaaatcaatTATTGTGCTTGATATATTGTTCCAAAAGAAGCCTTATTTACTGGTATGCAGCGACCTCCttgataaaaatttacTTACCATTATATCATTAATCGACGAGTTTCTAATAGTCTCTAACCTGAACTATGCAATACGGCATAGACAATGGTTCATACGAAAGAAAGTGGGTTCATGGTGTAAGCTGACTACTATCTTATTTGGGCGACAGTgcaaaaacaaaatatcaGAGCATTTCCAAGCTACTCTAGCATCTGTCGAACGAGAAATAAAAGGTGTTTTGATGAACCAATGCGAAACAGCAATTTTCTATTCGCAAATAGCAAGAATGTGGACATTGTTATACTGGCTGAATTCACCTCGAGAAATATTCGGATCCTGTCTCCTATTTTTAGACTCATCAACCGGACTATGTAAATggaattttgaatttcaaCGGTTGATTcgaattattttttttgtctttgACTCGATTAAAATAGAATCGCAACAATGCCTAAATTTGCAACTGGATTATCTGTCTCTGTTAGTACTAAGCTTATCTGATAAGTCAATGATGaacgaaaagaaaaaattaacaaTTATATCAACTTGTGAATTAAAATATGTGTTATCTATTATGCATCATATTTTGGAACGTCCAAGACATATCCTTCCGAACAACGCATCATTTGCCAAATCAATTCTACGGGTTTACCTTCTTTGCATTTCCTCTGATAGTTTTGATTCACTACTTTATACATTTATTAGCAATTTTTCAATCGAACATTGGATAAAACATGACACATTGGAGCTAAGAAAGGATAATGCCGCTGATCTGCCGTTATCGTTCGATATATTCACAAATAAAGCACTTCTTTTGATCTATTTCGatattcaaagaagaacTGCATCATCAGGTGAATTAGAATACAATGAGAAGTATAGTATTTGGTGTTCTAGGTCCTCTCAGACCACGTCTTTGATTGAGATGGCAACTACTCCTTTTCCAGGCAATGAGAAACAAATAGAGAAAATCAGAATACTGATATTGGAAAGCtttcataaaaataaaaaatactCTATTCTGAATAGCGAATTGAATGTACTGAGCCCAGGAATGACAAAACGAACGAGTAACAACCCACGACTGCTATTTAATGAGATTTCAGTATCCATACAAACGTGCTTAACAACGAATAATACCAGCCGTTTAGTGGACAACATCAAAATTCTAGCTAATTTGACATGCTTTGAAAATTCCAACCGAGAAGGCTTAGCTGATTGGAATACATGTCAGTTATGTGATTCTGTAGGCTCATGTAATATTTTCGAACGAATCGATCCAGATAGAAACATTAGTGCCGCGGCATCACCTGCATTGACAATCCTTAATaaatatcttcttttacCAGAGTACACCAATAAATACAACGACTCGGTATTAGCTAGCATTTTGTTATGCCTTCAGAGAATTTTTATGCACTATCAACCTCCAAAACTAGATCATGAAGAACTTCAATTAGGAAGTTCCCTTTTTAGATTTTTTACGCTGTGTTTTAAGCACCCAAAACGGTACATTCGTCTTTTAAGTAGCCGACTACTACCGCTATGGAACTTGACAACACTCGACATAAATAGAGATCAACAAACTGCTACtttgataaaatttttACAGGCAAATAACGAAGAAAACCTAACAGAGGTTTGGGTGATAAGTTGGACCCAACTAACACTGACTACATCAGGTGAGGTTTTTGATAGTCTTCTTCTAAAGCTATTTGACATTTTCAGTTCTAAGAAATATGCATTGTTTTCGATGATGGCTGttcaaatcaaaataatggCATTTATGTTACACAAGACTCCTTATACACTACTCTCCCCTATCCTTCCAATTTTGTTACGGCAGTTGGGAAAAAACCTAgtagaaaaaaagaatacgTTCTATCGTCTAATTAACTTACTAGGATATTCTGCAAAAACAATTCTAGGAATGTTCCAAAGATATATCGTCCCTTATGCAATAACCCAATATAGGACGGACGTTTTTAGCGAAGTTGCTAAAATAATGTGTGATTGCGATCCAACACTGTTGCttgaagagaaaaaaactTTACTAAGTAAAAATAGTCGATATATTTTTGCAGTAGCGCTGGTAAAACATGGATTTTTCTCTTTGGAAACATTGGAAACTCTTTTTCTCAATCGTGTTCCATCCTTCGACAAAAACTATATCACAGCATATTTGCCAGATTATAAGACATTAGCAGAGGTTGTCAAATTGTATAAAAACTCAGAAGGATCCGAACCTGAATTTGTCGAGAATGAAAAATCGGTCCTAGCTGCATTACGATTTTTACTCATAAATTTCACCACTGGAAAACATTTGTTACCTCGTTATAaaccaaattcaaattctgAGTGGTCCATTGAACAAGAGGAATGTTTTCAACGTAATTTACTGCAGAACATCTTAGGTATTTTCCAAGTTTTTTCAAGTGATATCCATGATGTTGGTGGAAGGACTACATActatgaaaaattaaggGTTGTTAATGGTATATCATTCTTAATAAAATATGCTTCAAAAAAAGCTATTATTTCGGCGCTGGCCCAAATTAGCATATGTTTACAAACTGGTCTTGAAATATGTGAAGTCCGATATAGTGCTCTCCGTTGTTGGTATCTTCTAATTGAAAACCTTAACGATGAGGAACTTTCCACGATAATTGACGCTTTCATCGCTTATATCCTTCAGCAATGGTCACAATTTGACTCAAAAACGAAAACAATTGTTTACGAAATTCTGGATGTCTTGGTCAAAACAAAAAGTGATCTGACAGTAGTGTTGAAACCATATATTAGCGTGGCATTGGCGGGTAGTGCACAAGTAGACATTTTATCAAGAGATGGTGCTTTCGCAAGAATAAtacataaaataaaaataatatcgaTTTGGTTCCGATTTTTTTCGAAAAACCTTGAAAGCAACAATAAATACATAATTCACCAGAATCTCAATGATTTAGAATTGCatttaagaaaacaaaacGAAAGAATAACAAATAGATGGATGGGGAATACGGATTTATCGATGCTATTAGAGGCCCTGTTGCGAACGTCACAAAAATTCAGAACGatagatgatgaattatgTAAAAAAAGTGCCCGTTGCATTGGGTTGATAGGTACATTTGACATAACCAAgaataaattcaatgagAGAAAATCCGTTGGTGACGAGATATTCGATTTTAACAATGACGTGGAAACTATAAAATTCCTGATATGGgtaattaatgatattttagTACCTGCATTCTGGCAAAGTGAGAATCCTAGTAAACAACTTTTCGTAGCGCTCGTACTTCAAGAGTCCCTAAAATACTGTGGTCTAAGTAGCGATTCATGGGATATTAACAAGAGGGAATTGTTTCCAAATGAATGGATTTTGTGGAACAAATTTAATACGATCTCCAAAACTACCCTATATCCGTTGTTATCGTCTTTGTATCTGGCACAGTCATGGAAAGAATACGTCCCGTTACAATATCCTTCCTTTAAAATTGAAGACGGTTATCGATCTTGGATAAAAAGTTTTACGTTAGATTTACTTAAAACAGGTACAGATGAGACTCATCCACTTCACgtgttttcttcattaatcCGGGAGGATGATGGTTCgctttcaaattttcttttgccGTATATTATAACTGTAATAATTGTTAAAGAAGAGACAGGATCGAGTTCATCCGATctaatgaataatatcattatggaattcaaatttatttttggatTTAGTACAGCTGGATTGAATCATCTTCAGCTCGATTCGTTAAAAATGTGCTATGAGTCCATCTTTAAAGTTTTAGAGTATGTGAGAAAATGGATAACTAATTTTAGGCAGAAATATCATGAGAGTAATGGAACATCAATCATACGAGAAGAGAAGACCTTGAAAATGCTGAAGaaagttgaagaattttTGCATTCGATCGAACCTGAACTCCTGGCGCGGCGGTCATTGGAGACCAACTCCTTCGAAAGGTCAGCTCTATTTTTGGAGCAGTGCTACCGCGAAAACGGAAAGAACTTAGGTAACACAGAATTACTTTGTAATCTACAAAAAACATATGAAGAGATAGGAGATGTCGACTCAATTGACGGAATATTGAAGAGCTTCTCTACTGGAAATCTGATTTCGAAAATCGAAGAATTGCAATATTCAAAGAGTTGGTCCATGGCCCAAGACTGTTTTTCTGCACTGAGTGGAATTTCTGATGACACTGCAATTGCGACTCGAATGGTGAAAACTTTGTATAATCATCAATTATATTCTCAAGTTTTAGCTAAGCTACCAGCTTGTGTTAATAAAAGCTATACCGCAGCGCGGGAAATGAAGGAATGGTACAAAATGGGTTTATCCGCTGCGAATGTAGAAGGAAATATTTCCCTGTTGAAAGAATGGATCCACAGAGTAGAGATACTAAAGGACGTTAATGATCCCGAAATAAACCTGGAATACAATATTTCGAAGTCACTTAATGCTGTCGCTTCAGGTGATCTTCATAAAACCAAGAAGTACATCGACCAATGTTTTGCCTTAATCGGGACACACCTTACTGCTGCTTCTTCTGGAACAACATTGGtcaagaaacaaaatttgGTGATGAAATTACATAGTTTATACGACATCTTATTGTTGAGCGAAAAAGATAACGAGTATCAATATCACGATGCTATCTCTGTATTAGATTTTCGAATGAGAAATATTAAGGCTGCATTCGAACCAAACCATTATTTGCTTTCAATCAGAAAGTCGTTTGGTTTATTACATAAACAAGAGTATTCCAAGAAAGAGCTTATAAATACATTCTTTGAGATCACACAACTTTGTCGAATGAACTCTAGGTTAGATATTGCATGTGAGTCCTTAATGTTTTGTCTAGAGAACGGTCATTCACAAGCAGAGTTGGAATTTGCTGAAATTCTATGGAAACAAGGAGAGAATGATAGAGCTTTAAAACTGGTTGAGGAAATTCATCAAAGGTTTGGGAGGAAACAAGACGTCAAGAAAAGAGATAGATCCGCTGTGTTGTTAAAATACACTGAATGGCTtgatctttcaaataaCTCAGCTTCCGAACAAATTATCAAAcaatataaagaaatattcatattGGACCCCACATGGGATAAACCATACTACTCGATTGGCCAATACTTTGCCAGGTTATTAGAGAGGAAGATTGCTGAAGGATATATTACTGACGGTCAATTAGAATACAAATCGgtatcatattttttgcttgcctttgaaaagaatagTATTAAGGTTCGGGAAAATCTCCCAAAGGTTATTACGTTTTGGTTAGATATAGCATCAGATTCGATGAAAGCATCGTTGCAAAGCGAGAAAGAGATATTGCAAACTACAACTAAAGACATTTGTAAGTGTATCGAGGGAGCATTACCACAATGTCCAACCTACATATGGTATTCCGTTCTAACACAATTATTGTCAAGATTACTTCACACACATAGAGGttcttcaaaattaataatgaaaattctATTAATGTTAACTGTCGAGTATCCAGCTCATTTATTATGGTACATATCAGGcttattaaattcatcttccaAACCACGTGTAATTGTCGGGCAACATATTatagaaaaatatagaCACCATCGCTCGCAAGTAAGTGCTTTAGTTGATGATTCTTCCAAATTAACAGCAGCTCTGACAAAGGTTTGTTTGCAGGATGTTAAGAATATATCAAGTAGATCCGGTAGATCATTAGAGAAAGATTTCAACTTTGATGTTAAAATGGTACCGTCTAACATGACAGTTCCCGTTAGAATCAATTTAGAAATGCTATCACCATTATCTGCAGATTCTATGGATTTGTATGTTCCATTCGGAGAACCAGTAACTATCTCAAGTTTTGGGAGTTCATACAAAGTATTTGCCTCACTAAAGAGACctaaaaaattgaatatgattGGCTCTAACGGCCACATCTATGGTATTATGTGTAAAAAGGAAGATGTTAGACAAGACAACCAGTACATGCAATTTGCAACCACAATGGACTTCTTATTGAGCAAGGATGTGGAATCCATGAAACGTTACCTTGGGATTACAACGTATTCTGTTCTTTCGTTGAGAGAAGATTGTGGGCTCATAGAGATCGTTCCAAACGTTATCACCTTAAGATCAATATTTGTTACGAAGTATGAAGGCATGAAGgttaaatataatttgaaGAGTCTATACGAAAGTTGGCAAAACACTTCACCAGGGCAAAGGATTGGATTCTATAAGGAACAATTACTTAAGTTTCCTCCAGTCCTTTATGAATGGTTTTTGGATACATTTCCCGACCCTATAAATTGGTTTAATGCACGTAACAGGTATGCACGGTCGTATGCTGTGATGGGGATGGTGGGTTACATCCTTGGTTTAGGAGATCGGCATTGTGAGAATATTTTACTAGATGTTGAAAGTGGTAACGTGCTTCATGTGGACTTTGattgtttatttgaaaaggGGAAACGTCTACCAATCCCAGAGATTGTTCCATTTAGATTGACTCAAAATCTTTATGACGCTTTAGGAATAACAGGAACAGATGGTACTTTCAAGAAAACCAGTGAAGTCACACTGTCCTTAATGAGAGACAATGAAGTAGCGTTGATGAACGTTATTGAAACGATTATGTACGACAGGAACCTAGACGATACGATTCAAAGGGCATTGAAAGTGATTAGGAACAAAATTCGTGGGATAGATCCAAGAGATGAACTGATCCTTAGTGTTCCAGGACAAGTCGATACATTGATCCAAGAATCAACAACCGACGACAACTTAGGTAAGATGTATATAGGTTGGCTCCCGTTTTGGTGA
- the CKS1 gene encoding cyclin-dependent protein kinase regulatory subunit CKS1 (similar to Saccharomyces cerevisiae CKS1 (YBR135W); ancestral locus Anc_3.400), giving the protein MYHHYHTFQGRKLTDQERARVLEFQDSIHYSPRYSDDTHEYRHVMLPKAMLKVIPSDYFNSDVGTLRILTEDEWRGLGITQSLGWEHYECHAPEPHILLFKRPLNYEAELRAAAAAAASNQQQQQQQQQQQQQQTQTVQEASLKE; this is encoded by the coding sequence ATGTATCACCATTACCATACATTTCAAGGAAGAAAGCTTACAGACCAAGAAAGGGCCCGTGTACTGGAGTTTCAGGACTCTATACATTACTCACCTCGTTATTCTGACGATACACATGAATATAGACATGTAATGCTACCCAAGGCCATGCTGAAAGTCATTCCATCAGACTATTTCAATTCAGATGTTGGGACTTTAAGGATTTTAACCGAAGACGAGTGGAGAGGATTAGGAATAACACAGTCGCTAGGTTGGGAACACTATGAATGTCATGCCCCAGAGCCCCATATTTTACTATTCAAAAGGCCTTTAAACTACGAGGCAGAACTGAGAGCTGCAGCTGCAGCTGCAGCCTCcaaccaacaacaacaacaacaacaacaacaacaacaacaacagcagaCCCAAACTGTTCAGGAGGCGTCTCTCAAGGAATAG
- the HSL7 gene encoding protein arginine N-methyltransferase (similar to Saccharomyces cerevisiae HSL7 (YBR133C); ancestral locus Anc_3.399): MQNNVFVGVKPKLTSYQDMMNSMHNSKVEIMAKNQADLNKSTKYDYLLLPITSSRYKDIVDKTVKAYRAASIGDSEHSKNISPKSLTIPKPQLQDICIPPFHDNGNKSSFSFIGLLSSWLELEDGTPLNREISFQVLLNECKYARFAGIEKLILAPPRNLKTIQSYSQIISRLLNTREITNVPPLVLSISLPLYEDSDSLAAWELWNTIRKICNYHKSLTVSLALPKIKTPTHVLSRWLSEPVSCLLISSSVFATNQYEYPVLHKYNQNIIKKFQEINGNSQTISGELVIILHSLDKSGDQIKMEESVYVDYINYLLKRNDTLLITKNKDHNDVLSQPSLMPPLQPHKETLSNSIYSVFENDTVKYDLYEQSIDEAMLDLIGNNTMDKNLIVLIAGAGRGPLVNKVFLIAKRHGILSHIQIIALEKNPQAYLYLQKRNFDKWENKVDLVLEDMRFWSDSSIKVDLCISELLGSFGCNELSPECLWNIEKCHSKESTIFIPQSYSSYIAPISSPILYQSLATKESGLESPWVAHNIPYTFLSSKVNQLWTFKHPARPNTIENEISNFSRNMTTEFKIKHRGDIHALMGFFSAELYKGSKISIVPNELPIKFLSQDDSEPNIQKTHGMYSWSPIVFPLAYPFSVSDNTEITVLFSRVHSFEKVWYEWSLESFVYVIISDNSSTKLKYQESLSPKQNNTEDEFSSTTTSNFLPVFENGWQSVSELYQSVAPNAAASPIFNLDSAQQYSPRLEEIPEVHAKIRTGVSKLHNVNGLAFHMPL, from the coding sequence ATGCAGAACAATGTTTTTGTTGGTGTGAAACCGAAGTTAACTTCCTACCAAGATATGATGAATTCAATGCACAATTCTAAGGTAGAAATAATGGCAAAAAATCAGGCAGATTTGAACAAATCTACGAAATACGATTACTTGTTACTACCAATTACAAGCTCAAGGTATAAAGATATTGTAGATAAGACAGTAAAGGCATATCGTGCAGCCTCCATCGGTGATTCGGAACACTCTAAAAATATCTCTCCTAAGTCTCTAACGATTCCAAAACCACAACTGCAAGATATATGTATACCACCTTTCCATGACAATGGGAATAAGAGCTCATTCTCATTCATTGGTTTATTATCATCCTGGCTTGAGCTAGAAGACGGAACTCCTTTGAATAGAGAAATTAGTTTTCAGGTATTACTAAACGAATGTAAATATGCTCGTTTTGCCGGTATCGAAAAGTTAATTCTGGCACCACCTcgtaatttgaaaacaataCAAAGCTATTCACAAATAATATCTAGGCTGCTGAATACGAGGGAAATTACAAATGTTCCTCCTTTGGTATTATCGATATCACTTCCTTTATATGAGGATAGCGATTCTTTGGCAGCCTGGGAGTTGTGGAACACCATTAGGAAAATATGTAATTATCATAAATCGTTGACTGTTTCCTTAGCTCTTCCAAAGATAAAAACGCCGACACACGTTTTGAGTCGTTGGCTTAGTGAACCAGTTTCTTGTTTACTCATTTCCTCTTCAGTTTTCGCCACTAACCAATATGAATACCCAGTATTACATAAGTACAACCAGAACATTATCAAAAAGTTTCAGGAAATTAATGGAAATTCTCAGACTATATCAGGTGAACTTGTCATAATCCTCCATAGTCTAGATAAAAGTGGTGACCAAATTAAAATGGAAGAAAGCGTTTACGTCGATTACATTAACTATCTCTTAAAAAGAAACGATACTTTGTTAATAACTAAAAATAAGGACCATAACGATGTTCTTTCACAGCCTAGCCTTATGCCACCCTTACAACCACATAAAGAGACCTTAAGTAACTCCATTTACTCAGTTTTTGAAAACGATACGGTTAAATATGATCTCTATGAGCAATCTATAGATGAAGCAATGCTAGACCTAATAGGAAATAATACAATGGACAAGAACTTAATCGTATTGATAGCCGGTGCAGGTCGTGGGCCTTTGGTAAACAAGGTCTTTCTGATTGCAAAACGACATGGTATCTTGTCGcatattcaaatcattgCATTGGAAAAGAATCCTCAGGCCTATCTGTACCTGCAAAAACgtaattttgataaatggGAAAATAAAGTGGATTTGGTATTGGAAGATATGCGCTTTTGGTCAGACTCCTCGATAAAAGTAGACTTATGCATCAGCGAACTACTTGGATCTTTTGGTTGCAATGAACTTTCGCCTGAATGCCTGTGGAATATTGAGAAGTGCCATTCCAAGGAGTCGACAATATTTATTCCTCaatcatattcatcttACATAGCTCCAATATCTTCACCAATCTTATATCAGTCCTTAGCGACAAAAGAATCTGGTTTAGAATCTCCATGGGTTGCTCACAATATACCGTACACTTTTCTGTCTTCAAAAGTGAATCAACTTTGGACTTTTAAGCATCCAGCGCGCCCAAATACTATAGAAAATGAGATCTCAAACTTTTCGAGGAATATGACGActgaattcaaaataaaacacAGAGGAGACATACATGCATTGATGGGATTTTTCTCAGctgaattatataaaggaaGCAAAATATCTATTGTACCGAATGAGCTTCCTATTAAGTTTCTGTCACAAGACGATTCAGAGCCTAACATCCAGAAAACGCATGGAATGTACTCGTGGTCCCCCATTGTTTTTCCATTAGCCTACCCGTTCTCCGTATCTGATAACACTGAAATAACTGTCTTATTTTCCAGAGTACATTCGTTTGAAAAGGTATGGTACGAATGGTCGCTTGAGAGCTTTGTATACGTCATAATATCAGACAACTCTTCCACgaaattaaaatatcaaGAATCACTTTCTCCAAAGCAAAACAATACAGAAGACGAATTTAGTTCTACAACTACTAGCAACTTCCTTCCAGTGTTTGAAAACGGTTGGCAAAGCGTCAGTGAGCTATATCAATCAGTAGCACCCAATGCAGCTGCCTCACCGATATTTAATTTAGATTCTGCTCAGCAATACTCGCCACGTCTCGAAGAAATACCTGAGGTACATGCAAAAATCAGAACAGGCGTTTCAAAATTGCACAACGTCAACGGCCTAGCTTTCCATATGCCCTTGTGA